A window from Sphingobacterium hotanense encodes these proteins:
- a CDS encoding DUF7218 family protein: protein MPDKKNPRIKKEDTYKALKKEGMSTEKAARIANAQKAGTLDHKSEKLEDRSKTELMSQAKEIGITGRSKMSKSELISAIRNH, encoded by the coding sequence ATGCCAGACAAGAAAAATCCGCGTATTAAGAAAGAAGATACTTATAAAGCTTTGAAAAAAGAGGGAATGAGTACAGAGAAAGCAGCAAGGATTGCTAATGCGCAAAAGGCAGGAACGCTAGATCATAAATCTGAGAAATTGGAAGATCGTTCGAAAACAGAACTTATGAGCCAGGCAAAAGAAATTGGGATAACTGGAAGGTCCAAAATGTCTAAGTCTGAGTTAATCAGTGCTATTCGTAATCATTAG
- a CDS encoding Gfo/Idh/MocA family protein, producing the protein MENNSRRDFIKNASLLTGFTIVSNTVLGKKFGHIAPSDKLNIAGIGVGGIGRRNLNNMKTENIVALCDVDWKYASKTFNDYPKAQRFKDWRKMFDEIGNSIDAVCVATPDHTHAGVTAHAITLGKHTYTQKPLTHNVYESRLLTKLAKQYGVATQMGNQGNSFDWCREIAEWIQSDAIGEVYEVHCWTNRPIWPQGLMKPKEGMPIPKDLDWNLFLGPAEHREYNSVYTPWNWRGWYDFGTGALGDMACHIMDPIYWALNLKYPTKVNGSSTLSNLYSPPHAEIVKYTFPARPKAGKVKMPEVDVYWYDGGLLPDRPKELAPGMMMGDPDGGIIFVGKKGKIMTGCYGMNATLLPVENMKDFKKPTPWIPRVKGGNGDIWKTDAHEQDWIRAAKESKENRTETSSNFQFSGPFNEMVVMGVLAVRLQALHRELLWDGENMRFTNINPNDEIKVVSVDEFNVIDGHPRFNRQSITLNAAQAAQEWINKPYKNGFSLPPMPK; encoded by the coding sequence ATGGAAAACAACTCAAGAAGAGACTTTATCAAGAATGCCAGTCTGTTAACTGGATTTACTATTGTTTCAAATACGGTCCTCGGCAAGAAATTTGGACATATTGCGCCCAGCGATAAACTGAATATTGCAGGGATTGGCGTCGGCGGTATCGGGAGAAGAAACCTCAACAATATGAAAACAGAAAACATCGTTGCACTATGTGACGTAGATTGGAAATATGCATCAAAAACCTTCAACGACTATCCTAAAGCGCAGCGTTTTAAAGATTGGCGCAAGATGTTTGATGAAATCGGAAACAGCATTGATGCGGTATGCGTAGCGACGCCGGATCATACGCACGCCGGTGTAACGGCCCATGCGATTACCCTCGGTAAGCATACTTATACACAAAAACCATTAACTCATAATGTGTATGAATCCAGATTGTTGACCAAATTGGCAAAACAATACGGCGTAGCCACACAGATGGGAAATCAAGGTAACTCGTTCGATTGGTGCCGTGAAATTGCAGAATGGATACAATCGGATGCTATTGGCGAGGTATATGAAGTGCACTGTTGGACCAACCGTCCGATATGGCCTCAAGGGTTGATGAAACCAAAAGAGGGCATGCCGATTCCTAAAGATTTAGATTGGAATCTATTCTTAGGTCCTGCCGAGCATAGGGAATATAATTCGGTGTACACACCTTGGAACTGGAGAGGTTGGTACGACTTCGGAACAGGTGCTCTTGGAGATATGGCCTGCCACATCATGGACCCAATTTACTGGGCATTGAACTTGAAGTACCCTACCAAGGTAAACGGAAGCTCTACCCTAAGTAATCTTTATTCTCCGCCTCATGCAGAGATCGTGAAATATACATTCCCGGCACGTCCAAAAGCAGGCAAAGTGAAAATGCCGGAAGTCGACGTCTATTGGTATGATGGTGGATTGCTGCCAGACAGACCAAAAGAGCTTGCGCCAGGTATGATGATGGGCGATCCTGATGGCGGTATCATCTTCGTTGGTAAAAAAGGAAAAATCATGACTGGTTGTTACGGAATGAATGCTACGCTCCTTCCTGTGGAAAACATGAAGGATTTTAAAAAACCGACGCCATGGATTCCTCGCGTGAAAGGCGGAAATGGAGATATCTGGAAAACGGATGCACATGAGCAAGACTGGATCAGAGCTGCAAAAGAATCAAAAGAAAACCGCACGGAAACCAGTTCCAATTTCCAATTCTCTGGTCCGTTCAATGAAATGGTGGTAATGGGCGTGCTAGCAGTACGACTACAAGCGCTCCACAGGGAGTTGCTTTGGGATGGTGAAAACATGAGGTTTACCAATATAAACCCTAATGATGAAATTAAAGTAGTTTCGGTTGATGAGTTCAACGTGATTGATGGCCACCCAAGATTTAACCGTCAATCTATAACGCTTAATGCCGCACAAGCTGCTCAGGAATGGATCAATAAGCCTTACAAAAACGGATTCTCCCTACCACCGATGCCAAAATAG
- a CDS encoding RtcB family protein, whose product MGNKLSGKDLIKLGFPQNNAINIALGQISRYRKRDKKETILQEAKQVLLFPEKYMGHGTWGKVAEGLIKPVEVRMHQLRTHRVPFEIFGENEIDELAKRQLYDSLKLPIAVQGALMPDAHAGYGLPIGGVLATDNAVIPYGVGVDIGCRMSLSIFDFPATYLKGRGFQLRNILKENTAFGLYETHKSRADHEIFSHAAFQEIPLLKSLKDKAYKQLGSSGGGNHFVEFGIVDLYEDRSDWKLSKGSYLAVLSHSGSRGLGANIAKHYTYLAQKQCPLPKQVQHLAWLDLDTHDGQEYWTAMNLAGDYAKACHDDIHRRLAKALGKRAVLTIENHHNFAWKEFVDGKECIVHRKGATPASEGVLGIIPGSMTAQGYIVEGKGNPLSLNSASHGAGRVKSRGECKDTISRSEMFADLENKGVELLGGSVDEAPMAYKDIQKVMRLQEELVSVLGSFTPKIVRMAK is encoded by the coding sequence ATGGGAAATAAACTTTCTGGGAAAGACCTAATTAAATTGGGTTTTCCGCAGAATAACGCGATAAATATTGCGCTAGGGCAGATATCGCGATATCGCAAGCGCGATAAAAAAGAAACAATATTACAGGAAGCCAAACAAGTATTGTTGTTTCCTGAAAAATACATGGGACATGGAACTTGGGGAAAGGTTGCTGAAGGCTTGATCAAACCGGTAGAAGTCAGAATGCATCAATTGCGAACACATCGTGTTCCCTTTGAGATTTTCGGAGAGAATGAGATTGACGAATTGGCAAAGCGTCAACTCTATGACTCTTTAAAACTTCCTATCGCGGTGCAGGGGGCGCTGATGCCGGATGCGCATGCAGGTTATGGTCTGCCGATCGGCGGAGTCTTAGCGACGGATAACGCGGTTATACCTTATGGGGTAGGCGTTGATATTGGCTGCAGAATGAGTCTATCCATCTTCGATTTTCCCGCCACTTATTTGAAAGGCAGGGGATTCCAATTGCGTAATATCCTGAAAGAGAATACAGCTTTTGGACTCTATGAAACGCATAAGTCGCGAGCAGATCACGAGATCTTTTCGCATGCAGCATTTCAGGAAATACCACTGTTGAAATCTCTAAAGGACAAAGCTTATAAACAGCTGGGATCTTCTGGCGGAGGAAACCATTTTGTGGAATTCGGAATAGTCGATTTGTATGAAGATCGATCAGATTGGAAGCTCAGCAAAGGATCATATTTGGCGGTTCTTTCGCATTCAGGTTCTCGTGGCTTGGGCGCTAACATTGCGAAGCATTATACCTATCTGGCGCAAAAGCAGTGTCCACTTCCTAAGCAAGTACAACACTTAGCCTGGTTAGATCTGGATACCCACGACGGACAAGAGTATTGGACTGCAATGAACCTAGCGGGCGACTACGCTAAGGCCTGTCATGATGATATTCATCGTAGATTGGCAAAGGCATTGGGAAAACGAGCGGTGCTGACAATCGAAAATCATCACAATTTTGCTTGGAAGGAGTTTGTGGATGGAAAGGAATGTATCGTGCATCGCAAGGGTGCAACGCCGGCGTCCGAAGGTGTTCTAGGAATTATCCCAGGGTCGATGACGGCTCAGGGTTATATTGTAGAAGGGAAGGGAAATCCGTTGAGCTTAAATTCTGCCTCCCACGGGGCCGGACGTGTCAAATCGCGTGGCGAATGCAAGGATACGATCAGCCGCAGTGAGATGTTTGCAGATTTGGAGAATAAGGGTGTGGAGTTATTAGGAGGGTCGGTTGATGAAGCTCCTATGGCTTATAAGGACATTCAGAAAGTGATGCGTCTTCAGGAGGAGTTGGTGTCGGTTTTGGGGAGTTTTACTCCCAAGATTGTACGAATGGCTAAGTAG
- a CDS encoding NAD(P)/FAD-dependent oxidoreductase: MENEIVDVLIIGAGPSGAVAAGYLQQHGVNIKVVEKQKFPRVVVGESLIPRVMDHFEEAGLLEALNSYGFEKKPGARFIRGEEHCVFDFSDKFGEGWDWTWQIPRADFDKAMTDELQRKGVDIAFETEVLDVSFDGTDSLTTVRDKAGKLSTISAKFVIDCSGYGRVLPRLLKLEMPSKLDYHSAIFTHIDDVRRPDGVEGTQISFDIIETEVWLWVIPFSNGKTSVGIVGPTEYINKLSASMDNHEAIQEAIKLSDYYVARFSGLPYEFDPIRLTNYSVAVSQFHGAGYALTGNSTEFLDPVFSSGVCFATESGILAAKLAKRQLEGEVIDWDQEYSAYMKFGIDVFTTYVKEWYTGNLQELFYHRPENPDVKQKICAVLAGYVWNKENPFVAKHRNIVKNMAYLIKQ, from the coding sequence ATGGAAAACGAAATTGTTGACGTCCTGATCATTGGTGCGGGACCTAGTGGTGCAGTAGCCGCAGGGTATTTGCAGCAACACGGCGTGAACATCAAAGTTGTTGAAAAGCAAAAGTTTCCGCGCGTTGTCGTAGGCGAAAGCTTGATTCCCAGAGTTATGGATCATTTTGAAGAGGCGGGACTTCTAGAAGCATTGAATTCCTATGGATTCGAGAAGAAGCCAGGTGCTCGCTTTATTCGCGGGGAAGAACACTGCGTATTTGACTTTAGTGATAAGTTTGGTGAAGGTTGGGACTGGACCTGGCAAATTCCTAGAGCGGATTTTGATAAGGCAATGACGGATGAATTACAACGAAAGGGGGTGGACATTGCCTTTGAAACGGAGGTTTTGGATGTATCATTCGATGGCACTGATTCGTTAACGACCGTTCGCGATAAGGCCGGTAAACTATCAACTATCTCTGCAAAATTCGTGATCGACTGTAGTGGATACGGACGAGTGTTGCCACGTCTACTGAAGCTCGAAATGCCATCGAAATTAGATTATCACTCTGCTATCTTTACGCATATCGATGATGTTCGTCGTCCAGATGGCGTAGAAGGGACACAGATTTCCTTCGATATTATAGAAACTGAAGTGTGGCTGTGGGTGATCCCTTTCTCTAATGGTAAAACAAGCGTAGGCATTGTGGGGCCAACAGAGTATATCAATAAGCTCTCTGCCAGCATGGATAACCATGAGGCAATACAGGAAGCAATTAAGTTATCGGATTACTATGTGGCTCGCTTCAGCGGCTTACCCTATGAATTTGACCCGATTCGCCTAACGAATTATTCTGTGGCAGTATCGCAATTCCATGGTGCTGGTTATGCATTGACAGGCAACAGCACGGAGTTTTTAGACCCTGTATTCTCTTCGGGTGTCTGCTTCGCGACGGAGTCGGGAATTTTGGCTGCAAAATTGGCGAAGCGCCAATTGGAAGGTGAGGTTATTGATTGGGATCAGGAATATTCTGCATATATGAAATTCGGTATCGATGTGTTTACGACCTATGTGAAGGAATGGTATACCGGAAACCTGCAAGAGCTGTTTTACCATCGTCCGGAAAATCCAGATGTAAAGCAAAAGATATGTGCGGTGTTGGCTGGCTATGTTTGGAATAAGGAGAATCCATTTGTTGCAAAACATCGTAATATTGTGAAGAATATGGCTTATTTGATTAAGCAGTAG
- the prfH gene encoding peptide chain release factor H gives MKIQLQISSGRGPKECCMAVANVFALMLLEANALEIELKVLQEERSEGLASSILLEVKGKQCVRFASQWIGTIQWKCESPFRPKHPRKNWFIAVQQVDDLERLDGISESDIVFQTMRSSGAGGQHVNKVSSAVRAMHKPTGISVQVMDTRSQLQNKQLAVKRIQEKVDALNSSAQASAKRSNWEQQIQVDRGNPSRIFEGKGFKERSK, from the coding sequence ATGAAGATACAATTACAGATAAGCTCGGGGCGAGGCCCTAAAGAATGCTGCATGGCAGTAGCGAATGTTTTTGCACTGATGCTGCTTGAAGCAAATGCCTTAGAAATAGAACTCAAAGTCCTACAAGAAGAACGTTCGGAAGGTTTAGCTTCCTCTATTTTACTGGAAGTGAAGGGGAAGCAATGCGTTCGTTTTGCATCGCAATGGATTGGTACGATACAGTGGAAATGTGAAAGTCCCTTTCGTCCGAAGCATCCACGTAAAAATTGGTTTATTGCAGTACAGCAAGTTGATGATTTGGAGCGTTTGGATGGAATTTCGGAAAGCGATATCGTCTTTCAGACGATGCGGAGCAGCGGAGCAGGAGGGCAGCACGTCAATAAAGTGAGCTCTGCTGTGCGGGCAATGCATAAGCCAACAGGAATTTCTGTACAGGTCATGGATACGCGTTCACAACTGCAGAATAAGCAATTAGCGGTAAAAAGAATACAAGAAAAAGTAGATGCGCTAAATTCATCGGCTCAGGCAAGTGCCAAGCGATCGAATTGGGAACAACAGATACAAGTCGATCGCGGAAACCCATCTCGAATATTTGAGGGAAAAGGTTTTAAAGAGCGGAGTAAATAA
- a CDS encoding HAL/PAL/TAL family ammonia-lyase, giving the protein MKTINDYLTIKEFNEVLFENKKIEISKELIDRVNNCYDFLQSFSKNKVIYGVNTGFGPMAQYRIQEQDQLQLQYNLIRSHSSGTGQPLSAEHVKASILARLNSLSLGKSGIHISVIELMRELINRDITPLMFAHGGVGASGDLVQLAHLALVLIGEGEVFYRGERRETKAVFQELGLTPIEIKLREGLALINGTSVMTGIGIVNTYKAQKLIDWSIKASCFINELVQAYDDHFSVELNQAKLHEGQRDVAQAMRNHLADSQLIRRRHEHLYNGNNSEDIFKEKVQEYYSLRCVPQILGPIFDTVRSVEAILEKEINSANDNPIVDVATQHVYHGGNFHGDYISLEMDRLKLVVTKLSMLAERQLNYLLNSKINELLPPFVNLGKLGFNFGMQGVQFTATSTTAENQALSTSMYVHSIPNNNDNQDIVSMGTNAAVICSKVIENAFEVLAIEWITIAQAVEALDIEDRLSSASRSVYRELRELVPVFKEDIVMYPIVNNVKEYLIK; this is encoded by the coding sequence ATGAAAACCATAAACGATTATTTAACGATTAAAGAGTTTAACGAAGTTCTATTTGAAAACAAAAAAATAGAGATAAGCAAAGAGCTAATCGACAGAGTAAACAATTGTTATGATTTTTTACAAAGCTTCTCGAAAAACAAAGTCATTTATGGTGTCAATACCGGCTTCGGCCCGATGGCACAATATCGAATCCAAGAACAAGATCAATTACAGCTTCAATATAACCTGATTCGAAGCCACTCCTCCGGAACCGGGCAACCGCTTTCGGCAGAACATGTAAAAGCCAGCATTTTAGCGCGCTTGAACAGCCTTTCGTTAGGAAAATCAGGAATTCACATCTCCGTTATCGAACTGATGCGCGAGCTGATCAACCGAGATATTACTCCATTGATGTTTGCACATGGAGGTGTTGGCGCAAGTGGTGATTTAGTGCAATTAGCGCATTTGGCCTTAGTGCTGATTGGAGAAGGTGAAGTGTTTTATAGAGGCGAGCGCCGAGAAACTAAAGCTGTCTTCCAAGAACTGGGCTTAACCCCTATTGAGATTAAATTGCGCGAAGGCCTTGCTTTGATCAACGGCACTTCGGTAATGACGGGAATAGGCATTGTAAATACGTACAAAGCACAGAAATTGATCGACTGGTCGATCAAGGCTTCCTGCTTTATCAATGAGTTGGTTCAGGCATATGACGACCACTTCTCGGTAGAATTAAATCAAGCCAAACTCCACGAAGGGCAACGGGATGTGGCTCAAGCGATGAGAAATCATTTGGCAGATAGCCAACTGATCAGACGCAGGCATGAGCACCTTTACAACGGAAATAATAGCGAAGATATTTTCAAAGAAAAGGTACAGGAATACTATTCTCTACGATGCGTTCCTCAAATTCTAGGACCAATATTCGATACTGTCCGCAGTGTGGAAGCAATCTTAGAAAAGGAGATCAATTCGGCGAATGATAATCCTATTGTCGATGTCGCAACACAGCATGTTTACCATGGTGGAAATTTCCACGGCGATTATATTTCCCTAGAAATGGACCGCTTAAAGCTTGTCGTGACTAAGCTATCCATGCTAGCGGAACGACAACTTAACTATTTGTTAAACTCGAAGATCAACGAGTTGCTGCCTCCTTTCGTAAATTTGGGGAAACTTGGATTTAATTTCGGTATGCAGGGCGTCCAGTTTACCGCAACATCAACAACTGCGGAAAACCAAGCTTTGTCGACTTCCATGTACGTACATAGCATCCCGAACAATAATGACAACCAAGATATCGTCAGCATGGGAACAAATGCCGCAGTTATCTGCAGTAAGGTAATCGAAAATGCTTTTGAGGTACTTGCAATTGAATGGATTACGATTGCACAGGCGGTAGAAGCTCTTGACATTGAGGATCGATTAAGCTCAGCATCGAGGTCCGTCTATCGCGAATTGAGAGAGCTAGTGCCGGTCTTCAAGGAGGATATCGTGATGTACCCTATTGTTAATAATGTAAAAGAATATCTAATTAAATAA
- a CDS encoding beta-ketoacyl-[acyl-carrier-protein] synthase family protein, with protein sequence MNNRVVITGMGIYSCIGTSLDEVKTSLYEGKSGIIFDQERKEYGFRSALTGSVPSPELKALLHRRQRVTMGEETEYAYLATLEALREADIPIEAFNEREIGLIYGNDSVSKAIIDATDIVREKKDTALIGSGAIFKSMNSTVTMNLSTIFNIRGVNMTISAACASGSHAIGLGHMMIKNGLQDLVICGGAQEINKYAMASFDGLGVFSAKDEDPTKACRPFDANRDGLVPSGGAATVILESLESALKRGAPIFAEVVGYGFSSNGGHISTPNVEGPASAMRKALEQANMDASEVEYINAHATSTPVGDANEAQAIDEVFGATRPFVSSTKSMTGHECWMAGASEIIYSTLMMNHGFIAPNINFDTPDEYSSKLNIVTETKNQDFGVYLSNSFGFGGTNSAMIVKKFKL encoded by the coding sequence ATGAATAACAGAGTGGTGATTACAGGGATGGGAATCTATAGCTGCATCGGAACTAGTCTCGATGAAGTTAAGACATCGCTATACGAAGGCAAATCGGGGATTATCTTCGATCAGGAACGTAAGGAATATGGATTTCGCTCGGCTTTAACGGGCAGCGTCCCTAGCCCGGAGCTTAAAGCGCTTCTACATAGACGGCAGCGCGTCACGATGGGCGAAGAAACCGAATATGCCTACCTCGCTACTTTGGAGGCATTGCGCGAAGCGGACATTCCTATTGAGGCTTTCAACGAGCGTGAAATTGGCTTGATCTATGGAAACGATAGTGTTTCTAAAGCTATCATTGATGCGACCGACATTGTGAGGGAGAAAAAAGATACCGCCTTAATTGGTTCCGGTGCTATCTTCAAATCCATGAACTCCACGGTGACCATGAACCTTTCCACAATCTTTAATATCCGCGGAGTCAATATGACGATTTCTGCGGCCTGTGCCTCTGGCTCTCATGCTATAGGCTTGGGGCATATGATGATCAAAAATGGACTGCAAGATTTGGTAATCTGTGGAGGAGCACAAGAAATCAATAAATATGCAATGGCAAGCTTTGACGGCTTAGGTGTCTTTTCTGCAAAAGACGAAGACCCAACGAAAGCCTGCCGCCCCTTTGATGCTAACCGCGACGGACTGGTTCCAAGTGGTGGCGCAGCAACGGTTATTCTCGAAAGTTTGGAAAGCGCATTAAAACGCGGCGCTCCTATTTTTGCAGAAGTTGTGGGCTATGGCTTCTCTTCCAATGGAGGTCATATCTCAACTCCAAACGTTGAAGGTCCGGCATCAGCCATGCGAAAAGCTTTGGAACAGGCCAATATGGATGCTTCGGAGGTTGAATATATCAATGCCCATGCAACGTCGACGCCTGTAGGCGATGCCAACGAAGCGCAGGCCATTGATGAAGTCTTTGGTGCCACTCGCCCATTTGTCAGTTCAACAAAATCGATGACAGGACATGAATGTTGGATGGCTGGCGCCAGCGAAATTATCTACTCTACTTTGATGATGAATCACGGTTTTATAGCGCCGAACATCAATTTCGATACACCGGACGAGTATTCCTCAAAATTGAATATCGTGACTGAAACGAAAAATCAAGATTTTGGTGTATATTTGTCCAATTCTTTTGGATTTGGCGGAACCAATTCTGCTATGATCGTGAAGAAGTTCAAATTATAG
- a CDS encoding WG repeat-containing protein, whose translation MNLKHVLAIAALFASQFGFAQELAQVTSNKKAGFINKSGDEVIALQFEKVGDFNDAVAPVLQNKKWGFIDEQGNWVIEPTFDRVKAFDHGVAVVAQGSTWFYINKKGERLNLVSTDKIYDFEDGLAFFKQNNKIGIISPDGKEVLAPKYDLIRKFDGDYARVKNFERWGIIDKSGKEVIPADYNEIGNYMNGSAYAKKGTQFGVVVQGEFKGLEAVDKIWDFSTDGLAYARKNKKIGFIDTKGNWVVEPQYDKARSFVNGLAPVYNGSKWGYIDTKGNLVVEYQFEDAEVFSNDGLAPVKVGKNWGFIDKSGKLVIPAQYSITAFGLDMFDADSKGFINGVARVKFNKTWGFIDTEGNVVGKWYDNAELFSK comes from the coding sequence ATGAATCTAAAACACGTACTTGCTATTGCTGCACTATTCGCCTCCCAATTCGGGTTTGCTCAAGAGCTCGCTCAAGTTACTTCCAATAAAAAAGCTGGTTTTATCAACAAATCCGGAGATGAAGTTATTGCTTTGCAATTTGAAAAGGTTGGTGATTTTAATGATGCTGTAGCGCCGGTTTTACAGAACAAAAAATGGGGATTCATCGATGAGCAAGGCAACTGGGTCATTGAACCTACATTCGATCGCGTAAAAGCATTTGACCATGGAGTTGCTGTAGTTGCGCAAGGGAGCACTTGGTTCTATATCAACAAAAAAGGTGAACGATTAAACCTGGTATCAACCGATAAAATCTATGATTTTGAAGATGGCCTTGCTTTCTTTAAACAGAATAACAAGATAGGCATCATTTCTCCTGATGGCAAGGAAGTTTTAGCCCCAAAATACGACTTGATTCGCAAATTTGACGGCGATTATGCCCGCGTAAAGAATTTTGAGCGCTGGGGTATTATCGATAAATCGGGAAAAGAGGTTATACCAGCCGACTATAATGAAATTGGAAATTACATGAATGGATCGGCTTATGCTAAAAAAGGAACACAGTTTGGCGTAGTCGTTCAAGGCGAGTTTAAAGGCTTGGAAGCTGTAGACAAAATCTGGGATTTTTCAACAGATGGTCTAGCCTACGCACGCAAGAACAAGAAAATAGGTTTTATTGATACAAAAGGTAATTGGGTCGTAGAACCTCAATACGATAAGGCTCGTTCTTTTGTAAACGGCCTAGCACCGGTTTACAACGGCTCTAAATGGGGATATATCGACACGAAGGGCAATCTAGTTGTTGAATATCAGTTTGAAGATGCTGAGGTATTCAGCAACGACGGACTAGCTCCGGTAAAAGTTGGAAAAAACTGGGGATTTATCGATAAATCCGGTAAATTAGTTATACCCGCGCAATATAGTATCACCGCATTCGGTTTGGATATGTTTGATGCGGACAGCAAAGGCTTCATCAATGGTGTGGCTCGAGTTAAGTTCAACAAAACTTGGGGCTTTATCGATACAGAGGGTAATGTAGTTGGAAAGTGGTATGATAATGCCGAACTATTTAGCAAATAA
- the fabG gene encoding 3-oxoacyl-ACP reductase FabG, with protein sequence MAETKKYAIVTGGSRGIGRAICKKIAEDTDYHILINYHSNESAALETLAEVRAAGSDGEIIKFDVGNAEEVKSALAAWEEKNPDALVEVIVNNAGLTRDGLFMWMPLQDWNDVIQTSLGGFYNVTNFFIQKLLHNRYGRIINMVSVSGVKGTPGQTNYSAAKAAVIGATKALAQEIGKRNITVNAVAPGFINTDMTAEMDQKELKKMIPVNRFGEAEEVADLVSFLASKKSSYITGEVININGGIYS encoded by the coding sequence ATGGCAGAAACAAAAAAGTATGCAATAGTGACTGGTGGGTCTCGTGGAATCGGGCGAGCAATTTGTAAAAAAATTGCCGAGGATACAGACTACCATATCTTAATAAATTATCATTCAAACGAGTCTGCAGCATTGGAAACCCTAGCAGAGGTTAGAGCCGCTGGTTCGGATGGTGAAATCATTAAATTCGATGTCGGCAATGCGGAAGAAGTGAAGTCGGCATTGGCGGCATGGGAAGAAAAGAACCCGGACGCTTTGGTTGAAGTAATCGTTAATAATGCCGGACTTACTAGAGATGGCCTTTTTATGTGGATGCCCCTACAAGATTGGAACGATGTGATCCAGACTAGTTTAGGCGGGTTTTATAACGTAACGAACTTCTTTATCCAGAAATTACTGCATAATCGCTATGGCCGGATTATCAATATGGTTTCAGTTTCTGGAGTCAAAGGAACTCCCGGTCAGACAAATTATTCAGCAGCGAAAGCCGCAGTTATCGGGGCCACCAAAGCCCTAGCTCAGGAAATTGGAAAGCGCAACATTACCGTAAATGCTGTTGCACCGGGCTTTATCAATACCGATATGACTGCAGAAATGGACCAGAAAGAACTGAAGAAGATGATTCCGGTTAACCGTTTCGGGGAAGCTGAGGAAGTTGCGGATTTAGTGTCATTTTTAGCATCAAAAAAATCTAGCTATATTACAGGAGAAGTTATCAATATCAATGGAGGGATTTATTCATAA
- a CDS encoding acyl carrier protein has product MNIEIEDIVNKINEILVEEFEVDGDVIAADKNLKETLDLDSLDYVDLVVIIESNFGVKLVESDFADVVSFQDFYNLIEKKILAKQD; this is encoded by the coding sequence ATGAATATTGAAATTGAAGACATCGTCAACAAAATAAACGAAATCTTAGTGGAAGAGTTCGAGGTTGATGGAGATGTAATTGCTGCCGACAAAAATTTAAAAGAAACGCTAGACTTAGATAGTTTGGACTATGTGGATTTGGTAGTGATTATTGAATCTAATTTCGGCGTTAAATTGGTTGAGTCTGATTTTGCAGATGTCGTTTCCTTTCAAGATTTTTACAACCTAATTGAAAAGAAAATCTTGGCTAAACAAGATTAA